In Paenibacillus kyungheensis, the following are encoded in one genomic region:
- a CDS encoding DUF1361 domain-containing protein: MNNKYDIWGTKVWTGKIIVLIILLLATGFCVALGIHLRNATGRDIYRYLNWDIFLGWVPIGLALLIDGVMKLRRSWIRNVLVLGAGIVWLLFYPNSVYLVTDTLHPFVHYEAPAGQRFLFQLEFWYHLFLFFVAAILGLGLGTYSLSSIQQLVREHYGVVRSWIFAHIVLILSSIGIYIGRFIRWNSWNAITHPQLIWKDVIDIVTDPVQLHFMFVFTGMIWFISLVGYFMMRGGMFMTRRG, from the coding sequence ATGAATAATAAATACGATATCTGGGGAACTAAAGTCTGGACAGGTAAAATCATAGTATTAATCATATTGTTACTCGCTACAGGCTTTTGTGTAGCACTGGGCATTCATTTGCGAAATGCTACAGGGCGAGATATTTACCGTTATCTCAACTGGGACATTTTTCTAGGATGGGTTCCTATCGGACTGGCTTTGTTGATTGATGGAGTGATGAAGTTACGCCGATCATGGATAAGAAATGTATTAGTACTCGGAGCCGGTATTGTCTGGTTATTATTTTATCCTAACTCTGTCTATCTGGTAACAGATACATTGCATCCATTTGTGCATTATGAAGCACCTGCCGGGCAACGATTTTTATTTCAGTTAGAGTTTTGGTATCATCTCTTTTTGTTTTTTGTAGCGGCGATCTTAGGTCTGGGATTGGGTACGTATTCGCTATCTTCTATCCAACAATTGGTTCGTGAACATTATGGTGTAGTGCGTTCATGGATATTTGCTCATATCGTGCTCATTCTTAGCAGTATCGGTATTTATATTGGACGCTTTATTCGTTGGAACAGTTGGAATGCGATTACTCATCCCCAATTGATCTGGAAAGATGTTATTGATATCGTTACCGATCCTGTACAATTGCATTTTATGTTCGTTTTTACAGGAATGATCTGGTTTATCAGTCTTGTAGGTTATTTTATGATGCGTGGCGGAATGTTTATGACAAGACGAGGATGA